The following proteins come from a genomic window of Rissa tridactyla isolate bRisTri1 chromosome 13, bRisTri1.patW.cur.20221130, whole genome shotgun sequence:
- the GNB1L gene encoding guanine nucleotide-binding protein subunit beta-like protein 1 isoform X4 has translation MLSVKGGTGTLANGHGSQSPGGAAGGLSCAGVLKTPLVLLNAVKGEQESFWGANGQEVCHRVEVLVFHLKLKSCLVQVLELPSKTSVCTLKPEVGAKLGMPMCLKLWQPSCGSQPLLLAGYEDGSVVLWNMSMGKALSQLVCHQEPVMSLDFDSEKAKGISGSSEKVLSIWSLNEQQNLQVYKTHKLVNAGICDITIRPDKKILATGGWDHRIRIFGWKNLKPLAVLDYHTASVHAVSFSDHKIPSERLLAAGSKDHRISIWSIYTQT, from the exons ATGCTCTCTGTTaaaggtggcacagggacgctgGCTAATGGCCATGGCAGCCAAAGCCCTGGAGGAG CTGCTGGTGGTCTTTCATGTGCGGGAGTTTTGAAAACTCCTCTGGTGCTGCTGAATGCTGTTAAAGGGGAACAAGAGTCCTTCTGGGGAGCTAACGGCCAGGAAGTCTGTCATCGGGTGGAGGTGCTCGTCTTCCATCTGAAGCTAAAGTCATGTTTG GTTCAGGTTTTAGAGCTGCCATCCAAGACGTCAGTCTGTACCTTGAAGCCAGAGGTGGGTGCCAAGCTGGGCATGCCCATGTGTCTGAAGTTATGGCAG CCCAGCTGTGGTTCACAACCTTTGCTTCTGGCTGGCTATGAAGATGGATCAGTGGTCCTTTGGAATATGTCAATGGGAAAAGCGTTGAGCCAACTTGTTTGCCACCAGGAGCCAGTGATGAGCCTTGACTTTGACTCGGAGAAGGCCAAGGGGATCTCGGGCTCATCTGAAAAGGTGCTTAGCATCTGGAGCCTCAATGAGCAACAGAACCTCCAG GTTTACAAAACACACAAACTTGTCAACGCTGGCATATGTGATATCACCATCCGTCCAGACAAGAAGATTTTAGCAACAGGAGGGTGGGATCATCGCATCAGGATCTTTGGCTGGAAAAACCTGAAGCCCTTAGCAGTGCTGGACTACCACACTGCGAGTGTCCATGCTGTGTCCTTCTCAGATCACAAAATCCCCAGCGAGAGACTGCTGGCAGCTGGCTCAAAAGATCACCGCATCAGTATTTGGTCAATATATACTCAGACGTGA